In one Corallococcus sp. EGB genomic region, the following are encoded:
- the rsmD gene encoding 16S rRNA (guanine(966)-N(2))-methyltransferase RsmD: MRIVAGSAKGRALTGPKASSGHIRPTADRVRETIFNMLGQFLDGQAVLDLYAGTGALGLEALSRGAGRLVLVDQDREALALCRKNTDALGFASQVSILAQPVARAVETLGKQGEKFELIFADPPYAARVVETVLEAVVAAGLVAPGGTVVVEHDKREAAPDAHAGLAREDQRRFGDTLVSFYRAP, from the coding sequence ATGCGCATCGTGGCAGGCAGCGCGAAGGGCCGGGCCCTGACGGGGCCCAAGGCGTCGTCCGGACACATCCGCCCCACGGCGGACCGGGTCCGCGAGACCATCTTCAACATGCTGGGCCAGTTCCTGGACGGCCAGGCCGTGCTGGACCTGTACGCGGGGACCGGGGCCCTGGGGCTGGAGGCCCTGTCGCGGGGCGCGGGCCGGCTCGTCCTGGTGGACCAGGACCGCGAGGCCCTGGCCCTGTGCCGCAAGAACACGGACGCGCTGGGCTTCGCCTCCCAGGTGTCCATCCTCGCGCAGCCCGTGGCCCGCGCGGTGGAGACGCTGGGCAAGCAAGGGGAGAAGTTCGAGCTCATCTTCGCGGATCCGCCCTACGCGGCGCGCGTCGTGGAGACGGTGCTGGAGGCGGTGGTGGCCGCGGGGCTGGTGGCGCCGGGCGGCACGGTGGTGGTGGAGCACGACAAGCGGGAGGCGGCCCCGGACGCCCACGCGGGGCTGGCCCGGGAGGACCAGCGCCGCTTCGGAGACACCCTGGTGAGCTTCTACCGGGCGCCGTGA
- the coaD gene encoding pantetheine-phosphate adenylyltransferase, whose translation MPVAIYPGSFDPLTNGHLSLIQRSLKMFDRLIVAIAVNPKKTPLFSREERVELIREAVNDPRVEVDAFHGLLVDYVHQRNVSVVIRGLRAVSDFEYEFQLANMNRKLAPDIDTVFMMTGEDYFYISSQLVREVATFGGNVEGLVPPNVNAGLKKKFGPKP comes from the coding sequence ATGCCGGTTGCCATCTATCCTGGTTCGTTTGATCCGCTCACCAACGGGCACCTGAGCCTCATCCAGCGCAGCCTGAAGATGTTCGACCGGCTCATCGTGGCCATCGCGGTGAACCCGAAGAAGACGCCCCTCTTCAGCCGGGAGGAGCGCGTGGAGCTCATCCGCGAGGCGGTGAACGACCCCCGCGTGGAGGTGGACGCCTTCCACGGCCTGCTCGTGGACTACGTGCACCAGCGCAACGTGAGCGTGGTCATCCGCGGGCTGCGCGCGGTGTCGGACTTCGAATACGAGTTCCAGCTGGCGAACATGAACCGCAAGCTGGCGCCGGACATCGACACCGTCTTCATGATGACGGGCGAGGACTACTTCTACATCTCCTCGCAGCTCGTCCGGGAGGTCGCCACCTTCGGAGGGAACGTGGAAGGGCTCGTCCCCCCGAACGTCAACGCGGGTCTGAAGAAGAAGTTCGGCCCGAAACCCTAG
- a CDS encoding pyridoxal phosphate-dependent aminotransferase: MKLARRLQAIKPSATLALNARAKALAASGKDVVVLAAGEPDFDTPEFVKQAAIDALRTGFTKYTATAGMPELREAVCRKLEKDNGLKYAPDQVVVTAGGKQSLYNCFQALLDEGDEVIIFAPYWVSYPDMVHLAGGTPVIVPTREEDGYAPDPAAIKKALTPRTRAIVLNSPANPTGAVYSRATLEGIADAVRGHDCLLVTDDMYEKLLYTKEPFLNIGNVAPDLLPRLLVSNGLSKSYAMTGWRLGYAAGPKALISGMQLVQDQSTSNASSITQKAALAALNGPSDTITAMVNEYRERRDLFVAGLNAIPGIRCRLPEGAFYAMADVRALLGRTYKGKPLTDSLQLSEALLNDFLVAAVPGDPFGAPGYIRMSFVTSREVLQKGLTRLRDFVAALG; encoded by the coding sequence ATGAAACTCGCCCGCCGGCTGCAAGCCATCAAGCCCTCCGCCACCCTCGCCCTCAACGCGCGCGCCAAGGCGCTGGCCGCGAGCGGGAAGGACGTGGTGGTGCTGGCCGCCGGCGAGCCGGACTTCGACACGCCGGAGTTCGTGAAGCAGGCGGCCATCGACGCGCTCCGCACGGGCTTCACCAAGTACACCGCCACCGCGGGCATGCCGGAGCTGCGCGAGGCTGTCTGCCGCAAGCTGGAGAAGGACAACGGCCTGAAGTACGCGCCGGATCAGGTGGTGGTGACGGCGGGCGGCAAGCAGTCGCTCTACAACTGCTTCCAGGCGCTGCTGGATGAAGGCGACGAGGTCATCATCTTCGCGCCGTACTGGGTGAGCTACCCGGACATGGTGCACCTGGCGGGCGGCACGCCGGTCATCGTCCCCACGCGCGAGGAGGACGGGTACGCGCCGGATCCCGCGGCCATCAAGAAGGCGCTCACCCCGCGCACGCGCGCCATCGTGCTCAACAGCCCGGCCAACCCCACGGGCGCGGTGTACTCGCGCGCCACGCTGGAGGGCATCGCGGACGCGGTGCGCGGGCACGACTGCCTGCTCGTCACGGACGACATGTACGAGAAGCTCCTCTACACGAAGGAGCCTTTCCTCAACATCGGCAACGTGGCGCCGGACCTCCTGCCCCGGCTGCTGGTGTCCAACGGCCTGTCCAAGTCCTACGCGATGACGGGCTGGCGGCTGGGCTACGCGGCGGGACCCAAGGCGCTCATCTCCGGCATGCAGCTGGTGCAGGACCAGTCCACGTCCAACGCGTCCTCCATCACGCAGAAGGCGGCGCTGGCGGCGCTCAACGGCCCATCGGACACCATCACCGCGATGGTGAACGAGTACCGCGAGCGCCGGGACTTGTTCGTCGCGGGGCTCAACGCCATCCCGGGCATCCGCTGCCGCCTGCCGGAAGGCGCCTTCTACGCGATGGCGGACGTGCGCGCCCTCCTGGGCAGGACGTACAAGGGCAAGCCGCTGACGGACTCGCTCCAGCTCTCCGAGGCGCTGCTCAACGACTTCCTCGTGGCGGCGGTGCCGGGAGATCCATTCGGCGCGCCGGGCTACATCCGCATGAGCTTCGTCACCTCTCGTGAGGTGCTGCAGAAGGGCCTGACGCGCCTGCGTGACTTCGTCGCGGCGCTGGGCTGA
- a CDS encoding sigma 54-interacting transcriptional regulator: protein MDFEKHQNLHTIVMLRDVIRKWWQVELSFADRNGVVHDWQRGDFIPPPNDFCRHSLGAREGMRRCAQSVRVLHEKFKAAKNLRRSLFHDCHLRLSIVGAPLYIRNEYEGFLFVEGFARQPLTPGDGHVLMSKMRDIAPGALPELEGAAERVPVLDGSELSKLSDLLEFAVTEIANQEVELTRKEETIQSMASELSNRYRFEKIIGRSGAMNEVFRLMEKVAHSDSTVLINGESGTGKELVARAIHHNGPRKDKPFVVQNCSAFNDNLLESALFGHTRGAFTGALKDKKGLFEVADQGTFFLDEVGDMSPALQVKLLRVLQEGTFLPVGGTQSREVDVRVIAATHKDLAELVKRGEFREDLFYRINVIRLQLPPLRERKDDLPVLIDHFLRKHHREGQRARGLAPEALAILGAYAWPGNIRELENEIERLLVLGGELEVIPAELLSSRIRDAVVPGGGPFIAPRAHGKLHEAVESLEKEMIHQGLVRTRYNKSRLSRELGISRSNLLLKISRYGLDKGIPEGMDTDEAEA, encoded by the coding sequence ATGGACTTCGAGAAGCATCAGAATCTGCACACCATTGTCATGTTGAGGGATGTCATCCGCAAGTGGTGGCAGGTGGAGCTGTCGTTCGCGGACCGCAACGGCGTGGTGCACGACTGGCAGCGCGGGGATTTCATCCCCCCGCCCAACGACTTCTGCCGCCACTCGCTGGGGGCTCGGGAGGGGATGCGGCGGTGTGCCCAGTCGGTGCGGGTGCTCCATGAGAAGTTCAAGGCCGCCAAGAACCTGCGCCGCTCGCTCTTCCACGACTGCCACCTGCGCCTGTCCATCGTGGGTGCGCCGCTCTACATCCGCAACGAGTACGAGGGCTTCCTCTTCGTGGAGGGCTTCGCCCGGCAGCCGCTCACGCCCGGCGACGGACACGTGCTCATGAGCAAGATGCGCGACATCGCGCCCGGGGCGCTGCCGGAGCTGGAGGGCGCGGCGGAGCGCGTGCCGGTGCTGGACGGCTCGGAGCTGAGCAAGCTGTCGGACCTGCTGGAGTTCGCGGTGACGGAGATCGCCAACCAGGAGGTGGAGCTCACGCGCAAGGAGGAGACCATCCAGTCCATGGCCTCCGAGCTGTCCAACCGCTACCGCTTCGAGAAGATCATCGGCCGCTCCGGGGCCATGAACGAAGTCTTCCGCCTGATGGAGAAGGTGGCCCACTCCGACTCCACCGTCCTCATCAACGGCGAGTCCGGCACGGGAAAGGAGCTGGTGGCGCGCGCCATCCACCACAACGGCCCGCGCAAGGACAAGCCGTTCGTCGTGCAGAACTGCTCCGCCTTCAACGACAACCTGCTGGAGAGCGCCCTCTTCGGCCACACCCGCGGCGCCTTCACCGGCGCGCTCAAGGACAAGAAGGGCCTCTTCGAGGTCGCGGACCAGGGCACCTTCTTCCTGGATGAGGTGGGCGACATGTCCCCTGCCCTCCAGGTGAAGTTGCTGCGCGTGCTCCAGGAGGGCACCTTCCTGCCCGTGGGCGGCACCCAGTCCCGCGAGGTCGACGTGCGCGTCATCGCCGCCACCCACAAGGACCTGGCCGAGCTGGTGAAGCGCGGCGAGTTCCGCGAGGACCTCTTCTACCGCATCAACGTCATCCGCCTGCAGCTGCCGCCCCTGCGCGAGCGCAAGGACGACCTGCCCGTCCTCATCGACCACTTCCTGCGCAAGCACCACCGCGAGGGCCAGCGCGCGCGGGGCCTCGCGCCGGAGGCCCTGGCCATCCTGGGCGCGTACGCGTGGCCCGGGAACATCCGCGAGCTGGAGAACGAAATCGAACGGCTCCTCGTGCTGGGAGGCGAGCTGGAGGTCATCCCCGCGGAGCTGCTCTCCAGCCGCATCCGCGACGCGGTCGTCCCCGGAGGCGGGCCGTTCATCGCCCCTCGCGCGCACGGCAAGCTGCATGAAGCGGTGGAGTCCCTGGAGAAGGAGATGATCCACCAGGGCCTGGTGCGCACCCGCTACAACAAGAGCCGGCTGTCGCGGGAGCTGGGCATCAGCCGCTCCAACCTCCTCCTGAAGATCTCCCGCTACGGGTTGGACAAGGGCATCCCCGAAGGCATGGACACGGACGAGGCAGAAGCGTGA
- the carB gene encoding carbamoyl-phosphate synthase large subunit: protein MPKRTDIRKVLVIGSGPIVIGQAVEFDYSGTQAIKALRDEGVEVVLLNSNPATVMTDPEFAHRTYIEPITVEAAEKILAAERPDSLLPTMGGQTALNLAKALAERGILEKYGVRLIGASLEAINKAEDRQLFKAAMQKIGVALPKSGYATTLTEAMALVEDIGFPAIIRPSFTLGGTGGGIAYNREEFEAICRSGLKASPTSTILVEESVLGWKEYELEVVRDSADNVIIICSIENLDPMGVHTGDSITVAPAQTLTDREYQRMRQASLAIIREIGVDTGGSNIQFGIHPRDGRMVVIEMNPRVSRSSALASKATGYPIAKVAAKLALGYTLDELRNDITRDTPASFEPTLDYVVVKVPRFNFEKFPKADRTLTTSMRSVGEVMAIGRTFPEAYMKALRSMELGRVGLESPELPAEKEEREKVLHEALRVPRPERPWFVAQAFREGMTVEQVHQLSAIDPWFLRHIEALVREAQSLADIGRLDHLADDVLRQAKAHGFSDKYLGVLMGYPEAEVRAHRHARGIRPVFKRVDTCAAEFEAYTPYMYSTYEEEDEAPPTDRQKVLILGSGPIRIGQGIEFDYACVHAAFALREAGYETVMVNCNPETVSTDYDTSDRLYFEPLTIEDVLEVSQREKPLGAIVQFGGQTPLRLSVPLEQAGLPILGTSPDAIDRAEDREKFAKLIEKLGLRQPENGVARSHAEAFKVAERIGYPVMVRPSYVLGGRAMETVYDAASLERYMREAVSASPEHPVLIDRFLKDAIEVDLDLVADRTGQVLIGGVLEHIQEAGVHSGDAAATLPPHSLSPDLVERMKDQAIAMARELGVVGLMNVQFAIQGKNIYILEVNPRASRTVPFISKATGVPMAKIAALCMVGKTLKELGRTEEPEFRHVAVKESVFPFARFAGVDVILGPEMKSTGEVMGLAEDYASAFAKSQLAAGVKLPKSGRVFISVKDDDKPAVVDLARRLRSLGFSLTATAGTHTYLQTKGIESQLVQKVKEGRPNIVDKIVDGEIVLVINTTFGKQEIADSFSIRRESLMHSVPYYTTVQAARMAVGALESLKRSELAVKPLQGYLYGENGVPQARR from the coding sequence ATGCCCAAGCGTACCGATATCCGGAAGGTTCTTGTGATTGGCTCGGGCCCGATTGTCATCGGGCAGGCCGTCGAGTTCGACTACTCAGGTACCCAGGCGATCAAGGCGCTTCGGGACGAAGGCGTGGAGGTGGTGCTGCTCAACAGCAACCCCGCCACGGTGATGACGGACCCCGAGTTCGCACACCGCACCTACATCGAGCCCATCACCGTGGAGGCGGCGGAGAAGATCCTCGCGGCCGAGCGCCCTGACTCCCTCCTGCCGACCATGGGTGGGCAGACGGCGCTCAACCTGGCCAAGGCGCTCGCGGAGCGGGGCATCCTGGAGAAGTACGGGGTGCGGCTCATCGGCGCGTCGCTGGAGGCCATCAACAAGGCGGAGGACCGTCAGCTCTTCAAGGCGGCCATGCAGAAGATTGGCGTGGCGCTGCCCAAGAGCGGCTACGCGACGACGCTCACGGAGGCCATGGCGCTGGTGGAGGACATCGGCTTCCCGGCCATCATCCGCCCGTCCTTCACGCTGGGCGGCACGGGCGGCGGCATCGCGTACAACCGCGAGGAGTTCGAGGCCATCTGCCGCTCGGGCCTGAAGGCGAGCCCCACCTCCACCATCCTCGTGGAGGAGAGCGTGCTCGGCTGGAAGGAGTACGAGCTGGAGGTGGTCCGTGACTCCGCGGACAACGTCATCATCATCTGCTCCATCGAGAACCTGGATCCGATGGGCGTGCACACCGGTGACTCCATCACGGTGGCGCCCGCGCAGACGCTGACGGACCGCGAGTACCAGCGCATGCGGCAGGCCTCGCTGGCCATCATCCGCGAGATTGGCGTGGACACGGGCGGGTCCAACATCCAGTTCGGCATCCACCCGCGCGACGGCCGCATGGTCGTCATCGAGATGAACCCGCGCGTGTCGCGCTCCAGCGCGCTGGCGTCCAAGGCGACGGGCTACCCCATCGCGAAGGTCGCCGCGAAGCTGGCGCTGGGCTACACGCTGGATGAGCTGCGCAACGACATCACCCGCGACACGCCGGCCTCCTTCGAGCCGACGCTGGACTACGTGGTGGTGAAGGTGCCGCGCTTCAACTTCGAGAAGTTCCCCAAGGCGGACCGCACGCTGACCACGAGCATGCGCTCGGTGGGCGAGGTGATGGCCATTGGCCGCACCTTCCCCGAGGCGTACATGAAGGCGCTGCGCTCCATGGAGCTGGGGCGTGTGGGCCTGGAGTCGCCGGAGCTGCCCGCGGAGAAGGAGGAGCGGGAGAAGGTGCTGCACGAGGCCCTGCGCGTGCCGCGCCCGGAGCGCCCGTGGTTCGTGGCGCAGGCGTTCCGCGAGGGCATGACGGTGGAGCAGGTGCACCAGCTCTCCGCCATCGACCCGTGGTTCCTGCGGCACATCGAGGCGCTGGTGCGCGAGGCGCAGTCGCTGGCGGACATCGGCCGGTTGGATCATCTGGCGGACGACGTGCTTCGCCAGGCGAAGGCGCACGGCTTCTCCGACAAGTACCTGGGCGTGCTGATGGGCTACCCGGAGGCGGAGGTGCGGGCTCACCGGCACGCGCGCGGCATCCGTCCGGTGTTCAAGCGGGTGGACACGTGCGCCGCGGAGTTCGAGGCGTACACGCCCTACATGTACTCCACCTACGAGGAGGAGGACGAGGCGCCCCCCACGGACCGGCAGAAGGTGCTCATCCTGGGCAGCGGTCCCATCCGCATCGGCCAGGGCATCGAGTTCGACTACGCGTGCGTGCACGCGGCCTTCGCGCTGCGCGAGGCCGGGTACGAGACGGTGATGGTCAACTGCAACCCGGAGACGGTGTCCACGGACTACGACACGTCCGACCGCCTCTATTTCGAGCCGCTGACCATCGAGGACGTGCTGGAGGTGTCCCAGCGCGAGAAGCCGCTGGGCGCCATCGTGCAGTTCGGCGGGCAGACGCCGCTGCGCCTGAGCGTGCCGCTGGAGCAGGCGGGGCTGCCGATTCTGGGCACGTCGCCGGACGCCATCGACCGGGCGGAGGACCGCGAGAAGTTCGCGAAGCTGATTGAAAAGCTGGGCTTGAGGCAGCCGGAGAATGGCGTCGCGCGCAGCCACGCGGAGGCCTTCAAGGTGGCCGAACGGATTGGCTACCCGGTGATGGTGCGTCCGTCGTACGTGCTGGGCGGGCGCGCGATGGAGACGGTCTACGACGCGGCCAGCCTGGAGCGCTACATGCGCGAGGCGGTGAGCGCGTCGCCGGAGCACCCGGTGCTCATCGACCGCTTCCTGAAGGACGCCATCGAGGTGGACCTGGACCTGGTGGCGGACCGCACGGGTCAGGTGCTGATTGGCGGCGTGCTGGAGCACATCCAGGAGGCGGGGGTGCACTCGGGTGACGCCGCCGCGACGCTGCCGCCGCACTCGCTGTCGCCGGACCTGGTGGAGAGGATGAAGGACCAGGCCATCGCGATGGCGCGCGAGCTGGGCGTGGTGGGGCTGATGAACGTGCAGTTCGCCATCCAGGGGAAGAACATCTACATCCTGGAGGTGAACCCGCGCGCCAGCCGCACGGTGCCGTTCATCTCGAAGGCGACGGGCGTCCCGATGGCGAAGATCGCGGCGCTCTGCATGGTGGGCAAGACGCTGAAGGAGCTGGGCCGCACGGAGGAGCCGGAGTTCCGGCACGTGGCGGTGAAGGAGAGCGTCTTCCCGTTCGCGCGCTTCGCCGGGGTGGACGTGATTTTGGGCCCGGAGATGAAGTCCACGGGCGAGGTCATGGGCCTGGCGGAGGACTACGCGTCGGCGTTCGCGAAGAGCCAGCTGGCGGCGGGCGTGAAGCTGCCCAAGAGCGGCCGGGTCTTCATCTCCGTGAAGGACGACGACAAGCCCGCGGTGGTGGACCTGGCGCGGCGCCTGCGGTCGTTGGGCTTCAGCCTGACGGCGACGGCGGGCACGCACACCTACCTGCAGACGAAGGGCATCGAGTCGCAGCTCGTGCAGAAGGTGAAGGAGGGCCGGCCGAACATCGTCGACAAGATCGTCGACGGGGAGATCGTCCTGGTCATCAACACGACCTTCGGCAAGCAGGAGATCGCGGACAGCTTCTCCATCCGCCGCGAGTCGCTGATGCACTCGGTGCCGTACTACACGACGGTGCAGGCGGCGCGCATGGCGGTGGGAGCGCTGGAGTCGCTGAAGCGCTCGGAGCTCGCGGTGAAGCCGCTGCAGGGCTACCTGTACGGCGAGAACGGCGTGCCCCAGGCGCGCCGGTAG
- a CDS encoding cation diffusion facilitator family transporter codes for MSAPPHTHGRAGHGHSHDPEHDPSHHGHSHGHGHGHSHGPRKGGLAEERRKDRRRLLFALGLTATIMVAEAVGGFLTNSLALLSDAGHMMTDVSAMVLSLLALWFSGRPADLKKTYGYYRMEILSALLNGVLLLVITIFILMEAWQRVRTPAPVELGPMALVAGIGLVANLAALGFLHQTHSMNVRGAFLHVLGDTLSSVGVLIGAGVMAWTGWFVVDPIISVAISMIIVVGAVRLVKDAVDVLLEAVPPHVDMEQVRGLMEKVPGVQAVHDLHVWTISSGMYALSAHLVVADPMVCNNDDILSAVKHDLFDRFGIDHTTIQIESESYAHLGEVH; via the coding sequence GTGAGCGCACCCCCACATACACACGGCAGGGCAGGGCACGGCCATTCCCACGACCCTGAGCATGACCCCTCGCACCATGGGCACTCGCACGGCCATGGGCACGGTCACTCGCACGGTCCCCGCAAGGGGGGGCTGGCGGAGGAGCGGCGCAAGGACCGCCGCCGGCTGCTGTTCGCGCTGGGGCTGACGGCGACCATCATGGTGGCGGAGGCAGTGGGCGGTTTCCTCACCAACTCGCTGGCGCTGCTCTCCGACGCCGGACACATGATGACGGACGTGTCCGCGATGGTGCTGAGCCTCCTGGCGCTGTGGTTCTCCGGGCGGCCCGCGGACCTGAAGAAGACCTACGGCTACTACCGGATGGAGATCCTGAGCGCGCTGCTCAACGGGGTGCTGCTCCTGGTCATCACCATCTTCATCCTGATGGAGGCGTGGCAGCGGGTGCGCACGCCGGCGCCGGTGGAGCTGGGGCCCATGGCGCTGGTGGCGGGCATCGGCCTGGTGGCGAACCTGGCGGCGCTGGGCTTCCTGCACCAGACGCACTCCATGAACGTGCGCGGCGCGTTCCTGCACGTGCTGGGGGACACGCTGTCGTCGGTGGGCGTGCTGATTGGCGCGGGCGTGATGGCGTGGACCGGCTGGTTCGTGGTGGACCCCATCATCTCCGTGGCCATCTCCATGATCATCGTCGTGGGCGCGGTGCGGCTGGTGAAGGACGCGGTGGACGTGCTGCTGGAGGCGGTGCCCCCGCACGTGGACATGGAGCAGGTGCGCGGGCTCATGGAGAAGGTGCCGGGCGTGCAGGCGGTGCATGACCTGCACGTGTGGACCATCTCCAGCGGGATGTACGCGCTGTCCGCGCACCTGGTGGTGGCGGACCCCATGGTCTGCAACAACGACGACATCCTGTCCGCGGTGAAGCACGACCTCTTCGACCGCTTCGGCATCGACCACACGACCATCCAGATCGAGAGCGAGTCCTACGCCCACCTGGGCGAGGTGCACTGA